From Apium graveolens cultivar Ventura chromosome 9, ASM990537v1, whole genome shotgun sequence, the proteins below share one genomic window:
- the LOC141685791 gene encoding uncharacterized protein LOC141685791, giving the protein MSTAYHPQMDGQSERIIQTIEDMLRNCAIDFAGSWENHLSLVEFSYNNSYHSSIGMPPYEALYRRKCISSMNWDEVGEGKILYPKMVQQMKETIKLIQKRLLAAQDRQWKYADPARKDVNFLVGEAVLL; this is encoded by the coding sequence aTGAGCACAGCGTATCATCCGCAAATGGACGGTCAAAGCGAGCGGATTATacagacaatcgaagacatgttgcgcaatTGTGCAATTGATTTCGCAGGAAGTTGGGAAAATCATCTATCGCTTgtagaattctcttacaacaatagctatcattccagtatcggcatgcctCCATACGAAGCTCTATACAGAAGGAAGTGCATATCATCAATGaattgggacgaagttggagaGGGAAAGATTCTCTACCCCAAAATGGTTCAACAGATGAAAGAAACAATCAAATTGATCCAGAAGAgattgcttgctgctcaagataggcaatGGAAGTATGCCGACCCAGCTCGAAAAGACGTGAATTTCCTTGTAGGTGAAGCGGTATTGTTATAa